Within the Nocardioides aurantiacus genome, the region CGCCCTCAATGAGCGCCTGCGCCGAGAGCCCGCTGGCCGGCTTCGACCCCGTCAGCCCAATGGGCGACGGGGCCGCGCCGGTGGTCGCGTCGGGCGGCTGCGGCTGCGGGGGCCACTGAGATGGCCACTCCGGCGATCTTCTCCAGGATCGAGAACCCCTGGAAGCAGAACCCCTGGTTCGAGTCCGTCGCCGTCGCCCAGGAGCGGGCGCGCAAGCGGCTGCCCAAGCCGGTCTACGGCGCCCTGGTGGCGGGCTCCGAGCGCGGCCAGACCATCGCCGACAACCAGGCGGCCTTCGCCGAGCTCGGGATGGCACCGCACGTGGCCGGGCACCAGGCGGAGCGGTCCCTGGGCACCACCGTGATGGGCCAGTCGATCTCGTTGCCGGTCATCATGAGCCCGACCGGCGTCCAGGCCGTGCACCCCGACGGCGAGGTCGCCGTCGCGCGCGCGGCCGCTGCGCGGGGCACCGTGGTCGGGCTGTCCAACTTCGCCTCCAAGTCGGTGGAGGAGGTCGTGGCGGCGAACCCGCAGACCTTCTTCCAGATGTACTGGACCGGCGACCGCGACACGATGGTGCAGCGGATGCAGCGCGCCCACGCGGCCGGGTCCCAGGGCCTCATCGCCACCCTCGACTGGTCGTTCTCGATGGGCCGTGACTGGGGCAGCCCGGAGATCCCCGAGAAGGTCGACCTCAAGACGATGGTGCGGATGGCGCCGCAGGTCGCGCTGCGGCCGCGCTGGCTGTGGGAGTTCGGCAGGACCGGGCAGATCCCGGACCTCACCGCGCCCAACCTCGCCCCGCCCGGGCAGGACAAGGGACCGACCTTCTTCGGCGCCTACTACGAGTGGATGACCACGACGCCGCCCACCTGGGACGACGTGGCCTGGATGCGCGAGACCTGGCACCAGATCTCGGGCAAGCCGTTCATGCTCAAGGGCGTCTGTCGGGTCGACGACGCGCTGCGCGCGGTCGACGCCGGCGTCACGGCGATCTCGGTGTCCAACCACGGCGGCAACAACCTCGACGGGACCCCGGCCGCGATCCGCTGCCTGCACCCGATCGCGACCGCGGTCGGGGACCAGCTCGAGGTCGTCATGGACGGCGGGGTACGCCGCGGCTCCGACGTCGTCAAGGCGCTGGCCATGGGGGCCCGGGCGGTGATGATCGGCCGCGCCTACCTCTGGGGCCTCGCCGCCAACGGCCAGGCCGGCGTGGAGAACGTCCTCGACGTGCTCCGCAGCGGCATCGACTCCGCGCTGCTCGGCATGGGGCTGTCGTCCATCGACCAGCTCACCCCGGAGCTGCTGGTGGTGCCCGAGGGCTTCCACCGCACCCTCGGTGCGCCCGGCAGCCACGGCGCCGCCGCCACCCCGGCGCCCCGGGCCACCGCCGCCTCGTGACCGGCCCATGACCGGTCGCGCGCTCCGGCTCGCCGACCTGACCTGGCCGGAGCTGCCGCCGTCCGCCACGGTGGTCGTCCCGGTCGGGTCGCTGGAGCAGCACGGCCCGCACCTCCCGCTCGAGACCGACGCCCTGGTCGCCGAGGCGGTGGCGGTGCGGGCCGTCGCGGCCCTCGACCGCGACGACGTGCTGGTCGCACCCGTCGTGGCGTACGGCGCCAGCGGCGAGCACCAGCACTTCGCCGGCACCGTCTCCACCGGCACCCCCGTGCTCCACCTGCTGCTCGTCGAGCTGGTGCGCTCGCTGCGCACCTGGGCGACGAGGGTGGTGCTGGTCAACGGCCACGGCGGCAACCTCGACGCGGTCCGCGGCGCGGTCGCCCAGCTGGTCGACGAGGGCCACGACGTGGCCTGGGCGCCGTGCGCCGCGGCCGGTGCCGACCTGCACGCCGGTCGCACCGAGACCTCGCTGCTGCTCCACCTGCGCCCCGACCTGGTGCGGCTCGACCACGCCGCCGCCGGGGCCACCGCACCCGCCGCCGAGCTGATGCCGCTGCTGCGCGCCGGGGGCGTCGTCGCGGTCTCGGCCAACGGCGTGCTCGGCGATCCCGCCGGCGCCAGCGCCGAGGAGGGCCGGGCGCTGCTGGAGGAGATGGTGGGGCGGGTGCTGGCCGTGCTCGCGCTGCCCTCGCCGGCCGACCCCGTTCGCGCGCCGGTCGACCCGGTCGAGACCCCGCAGGTCGCCCGGTGAGGGTCGCCCTCGTGACCGGCGCGGCGCGCGGGATCGGCGCCTCGACCGTGGACCACCTGGCCCGCGACGGGTGGGCGGTGCTGGCGGTGGACGCCTGCGCCGGGCCCGACGCGGCGCCGTACGCCCAGCCCGACGCGGCCGACCTGGACGCGGTCGCCGCCCCGCACGCCGAGGTGGAGGCGGTGGTCGCCGACGTCCGCGACCGGTCGGCGCTGGACGCCGCGGTCGCCCGCGCGCTCGAGCGGTGGGGCCGGCTGGACGCGGTCGTCGCCTGCGCGGGCATCGTCGGCGGCGGCCGGCCGCTGTGGGAGACCGACGAGGCCGAGCTGGACCTGCTGTGGGACGTGGACGCCAAGGGCGTGTGGCACACCGCCGCGGCCACGGTCCCGGCGCTGCTGGCGGGCCCCGACCCGTCGGGCGCGCGGTTCGTGGCCGTCGCGTCCGCGGCGGGGACGCACGGGCTGTTCCGGATGGCGGCCTACAACGCCGTCAAGCACGCCGTCGTCGGCATCGTGCGCGGGCTGGCCGCCGACCTCGTCGGCACCGGCGTGACCGCAGTCGCGGTCTCGCCGGGCTCGACCGACACCGCGATGCTGCGCGCCACCGCCGAGCTGTACGACGCCACCACCGACGACCTCGCCGCCCACCAGCTGCTGCGTCGCCCGCTCCGTCCGGAGGAGGTGGCCGCCACCCTGGTCTTCTGCTGCTCCCGCGAGGCAGCGGTGCTCAACGGCAGCGTGGTCAGCGCCGACGGCGGGTTCCAGGCGTGAGTGCCGCGCCGGTCGAGGCGCCCGCCGACGAGCGGCTGCCCGGGGGGTTCGAGGTCCGGGTGCGGTCCGACGTACGCCGGGTCGAGGGGGGTCGCACCCTGCTCGGCGGGTCCCCGTTGCGCTCGCTGCGGCTCTCGCCCCGGGCGCGACGCGCGCTGGAGGGCGACCGGCTGGTGGTCGCCGACGCGACCTCGGAGGAGCTCGCGCGGCGGCTGCTCGCGGCCAACCTCGCCGACCCCGTCCTGGACGACGTGGCGGTGGCCCAGCACGAGCTGACCGTGGTGGTGCCGGTCCGGGACCGTCCCGAGCAGCTCGAGCGCGCGCTCGCCCCCCTGGCCGGGCTGCGGCTGCTCGTGGTCGACGACGCCTCGCACGACCCGGCCGCGGTCGCCGCGGTGGCGGCGCGGCACGGAGCGAGGGTGCTGCCGCTGCCGGTCAACCTCGGCCCGGCCGGGGCGCGCAACGCCGGGTTGCGCGAGGTGCGGACGGCCTGCGTCGGCTTCGTCGACTCCGACGTCCAGGCCGACACCGCGATGCTGCTGCGCCTGGCCCGCCACCTCGCCGACCCCCGCGTCGCGCTGGTCGGGCCGCTGGTGCGGAGCCGGGCGCGGTCGGTGCCGCCGCGGTGGTTCGAGCGGTACGACGAGTGCTCGTCCTCGCTCGCCCTGGGAAGTCGCAGCTGCGCGGTCGCACCGGGCGCCGCCGTCGCCTGGCTGCCCAGCGCCTGCCTCGTCGGCCGCACCGACCTGCTGGGCGAGGGGTTCACCGAGGCGATGCGCGTGGGCGAGGACGTCGACCTGGTGTGGCGGCTGGTCGGGGCGGGA harbors:
- the mftE gene encoding mycofactocin biosynthesis peptidyl-dipeptidase MftE produces the protein MTGRALRLADLTWPELPPSATVVVPVGSLEQHGPHLPLETDALVAEAVAVRAVAALDRDDVLVAPVVAYGASGEHQHFAGTVSTGTPVLHLLLVELVRSLRTWATRVVLVNGHGGNLDAVRGAVAQLVDEGHDVAWAPCAAAGADLHAGRTETSLLLHLRPDLVRLDHAAAGATAPAAELMPLLRAGGVVAVSANGVLGDPAGASAEEGRALLEEMVGRVLAVLALPSPADPVRAPVDPVETPQVAR
- the mftF gene encoding mycofactocin biosynthesis glycosyltransferase MftF (Members of this protein family, MftF, are glycosyltransferases, members of PF00535 (glycosyl transferase family 2). The encoding gene is found as part of the mycofactocin cassette, in Mycobacterium tuberculosis, many other Actinobacteria, and occasional members of other lineages. Mycofactocin itself, a putative redox carrier, is a heavily modified derivative of the C-terminal Val-Tyr dipeptide of the mycofactocin precursor MftA (TIGR03969).); this encodes MSAAPVEAPADERLPGGFEVRVRSDVRRVEGGRTLLGGSPLRSLRLSPRARRALEGDRLVVADATSEELARRLLAANLADPVLDDVAVAQHELTVVVPVRDRPEQLERALAPLAGLRLLVVDDASHDPAAVAAVAARHGARVLPLPVNLGPAGARNAGLREVRTACVGFVDSDVQADTAMLLRLARHLADPRVALVGPLVRSRARSVPPRWFERYDECSSSLALGSRSCAVAPGAAVAWLPSACLVGRTDLLGEGFTEAMRVGEDVDLVWRLVGAGRVVRYEAGETAWHDARPTVGEWAGRKYLYGTGGAALAARHGSAGAVAVLSPAMAVAGAAVLLRRRWSLPVVALGLARAWQQLVRVLPDVPERPAMAASVAVRGLGWAVRQESALLLRHWWPLGLLALGSRSGRRALVSAVAVDLVVHRDVVRRTGLLRTLVARRVDDLAYGSGLWVGAVREREWRGLAVRVVGRRRAPASPAGR
- the mftD gene encoding pre-mycofactocin synthase MftD (MftD, an enzyme found in the mycofactocin biosynthesis locus, performs an oxidative deamination of 3-amino-5-[(p-hydroxyphenyl)methyl]-4,4-dimethyl-2-pyrrolidinone (AHDP). The resulting compound, now called pre-mycofactocin (PMFT), is a biologically active redox cofactor that can oxidize the non-exchangeable NADH of TIGR03971 family SDR-type oxidoreductases.), which produces MATPAIFSRIENPWKQNPWFESVAVAQERARKRLPKPVYGALVAGSERGQTIADNQAAFAELGMAPHVAGHQAERSLGTTVMGQSISLPVIMSPTGVQAVHPDGEVAVARAAAARGTVVGLSNFASKSVEEVVAANPQTFFQMYWTGDRDTMVQRMQRAHAAGSQGLIATLDWSFSMGRDWGSPEIPEKVDLKTMVRMAPQVALRPRWLWEFGRTGQIPDLTAPNLAPPGQDKGPTFFGAYYEWMTTTPPTWDDVAWMRETWHQISGKPFMLKGVCRVDDALRAVDAGVTAISVSNHGGNNLDGTPAAIRCLHPIATAVGDQLEVVMDGGVRRGSDVVKALAMGARAVMIGRAYLWGLAANGQAGVENVLDVLRSGIDSALLGMGLSSIDQLTPELLVVPEGFHRTLGAPGSHGAAATPAPRATAAS
- a CDS encoding mycofactocin-coupled SDR family oxidoreductase: MRVALVTGAARGIGASTVDHLARDGWAVLAVDACAGPDAAPYAQPDAADLDAVAAPHAEVEAVVADVRDRSALDAAVARALERWGRLDAVVACAGIVGGGRPLWETDEAELDLLWDVDAKGVWHTAAATVPALLAGPDPSGARFVAVASAAGTHGLFRMAAYNAVKHAVVGIVRGLAADLVGTGVTAVAVSPGSTDTAMLRATAELYDATTDDLAAHQLLRRPLRPEEVAATLVFCCSREAAVLNGSVVSADGGFQA